A genomic region of Acipenser ruthenus chromosome 9, fAciRut3.2 maternal haplotype, whole genome shotgun sequence contains the following coding sequences:
- the LOC131737909 gene encoding zinc finger protein 446-like produces the protein MDRNALAELLQALESRRDAEERRREERYTALIERVGLAVAAVATPTTIPVMSPPKARAMKMSAEDDPEAYLVAFERLATAAAWPREFWASQLGPCLIGEAQAAYQAMSDQHATEYDLVKQAILRRLNITTETHRARFREYRRAPETRPRVVAERLCDHMVHWLTPGKKTAQQMGEAIVVEQFCHVVGAETQAWIRRHNPDTLEEAVKLAEDFEDSLTSARIGILSAPALRSSRALSPSPPTSSPPPPSFQGPRPPRAPTPLGPLASPPWRPRLAPSWGRGAAPAPLPYQQRDRFLTHAPSVPPICFRCHQPGHLARSCPAAMECDVAACNWAPETDS, from the exons atggaccgcaacgcgctggcggagctgctgcaggcactggagagcagacgggacgcagaggagagaaggagggaggagcgctatacagcgctcattgaacgggtaggactgGCCGTGGCTGCAGTAGCGACCCCGACGACAATACcggtgatgtcgcccccgaaggcacgggcgatgaagatgtcggcggaggatgacccggaggcgtacttggtggcattcgagcggctggctaccgcggcggcttggccgcgggagttctgggccagccagctgggaccctgcctgattggggaggctcaggcagcttaccaggctatgagcgaccagcacgccaccgagtatgacctagtcaagcaggctatcctccgccggctcaatattactaccgagacccaccgggcgcggtttcgggaataccggagagccccggagacacgccccagggtggttgcggagaggttgtgcgaccacatggtgcattggctgacccccgggaagaagaccgcccagcagatgggggaagccattgtggtagaacagttctgccatgtggtcggcgccgaaacccaggcgtggatacggcgccacaaccccgacaccctggaggaggcggtcaaattggccgaagattttgaggattccctgacctctgcccggattgggatcctgtccgcccctgcccttcgaagcagccgcgctctctctccctctcctccaacatcatcaccaccacccccctcgttccagggacccagacctcccagagcaccgaccccattgggcccccttgcctcccccccatggagaccaaggttggcccccagctggggtagaggtgctgcccctgccccgttgccataccagcagcgggacagatttctaacccatgccccctctgtccctcctatctgttttaggtgccaccagccgggacatctggccaggtcatgccccgctgccatggagtgtgacgtggccgcgtgcaattgggcacctgagactg acagctaa